The following coding sequences are from one Phycisphaeraceae bacterium window:
- a CDS encoding UvrB/UvrC motif-containing protein, whose product MKCDKCASEATVHEVRIQGGKKVERHLCEKCAREEGFAVQSHVTVPELLGQLIAEQAAAAKSEIGVPTAPIDPTKIQCPTCGTTYGQFRHSGLLGCAVCYEAFEAPLSPLLQRAQEGGTHHTGKVPKRLGGQRAAPPAPAKAPAAASGLEERLRRLETLKKQLNAAVAAEQYEQAASLRDQIRRIESPAQESKG is encoded by the coding sequence GTGAAGTGCGACAAATGCGCCAGCGAAGCGACCGTGCACGAGGTGCGGATCCAGGGGGGCAAGAAGGTCGAGCGCCACCTCTGCGAGAAGTGCGCGCGCGAAGAGGGGTTCGCCGTGCAGTCGCACGTCACGGTCCCGGAACTGCTCGGGCAGTTGATCGCCGAGCAGGCCGCCGCGGCCAAGTCCGAGATCGGGGTCCCCACGGCGCCGATCGATCCCACGAAGATCCAGTGCCCGACGTGCGGCACGACGTACGGCCAGTTCCGCCACAGCGGGCTGCTGGGGTGCGCGGTGTGCTACGAGGCGTTCGAGGCGCCCCTGTCGCCGCTGCTTCAGCGCGCGCAGGAGGGGGGCACGCACCACACCGGCAAGGTGCCCAAGCGGCTGGGCGGCCAGCGGGCAGCGCCGCCGGCCCCGGCGAAGGCACCAGCCGCGGCGTCGGGTCTTGAGGAGCGGCTCCGCCGGCTCGAGACCCTGAAGAAGCAGCTCAATGCCGCGGTCGCGGCGGAGCAGTACGAGCAGGCGGCGAGCCTGCGCGACCAGATCCGCAGGATCGAGAGCCCGGCCCAGGAATCGAAGGGGTAA
- a CDS encoding protein arginine kinase, with the protein MPRSRRSSTSRRRACATRSAGSRARPRNRRGNPVSGAFESAFSAAALRRGAPWLRGTGPDSDVVVSSRVRLARNLAGLPFVRKAGREQRDRILSLVRERAMSAGVARCAATGGGGQTERMLWLDIHRCPALERTLLVERHLISKEHAKQGGGGATAATPGQPAPKEAAEAATEAAAASASAGGEPRAVAITLPDEQLSIMVNEEDHLRIQVLRSGMDLDSALDLTDSVDDALEGAGEPAHGADGPGLEYAYSARFGYLTACPTNVGTGLRVSVMLHLPALKLTGEMEKVKRATRDLSLAVRGYYGEGSDAAGDFYQISNQTTLGRTERAILDQFEHQIIPQVIQYERHARRVLVERRRRVIEDQVLRALGVLRHARLLTPEEALTLLSQVRLGIYTGLISNVPAQTVSQLMLLTQPAHLQRLLDREMDQNERREARADLVRQHLAGE; encoded by the coding sequence ATGCCGCGGTCGCGGCGGAGCAGTACGAGCAGGCGGCGAGCCTGCGCGACCAGATCCGCAGGATCGAGAGCCCGGCCCAGGAATCGAAGGGGTAACCCGGTGAGCGGTGCGTTCGAATCCGCGTTTTCGGCGGCGGCGCTGCGTCGCGGTGCGCCGTGGCTCCGCGGCACGGGTCCGGACAGCGACGTCGTGGTCTCGTCGCGTGTGCGGCTGGCGCGGAACCTGGCGGGGCTCCCGTTTGTCCGCAAGGCCGGTCGGGAGCAGCGGGACCGGATCCTGTCGCTGGTGCGCGAGCGCGCGATGAGCGCCGGCGTGGCGCGGTGCGCGGCGACCGGCGGGGGCGGGCAGACCGAGCGGATGCTCTGGCTCGACATCCACCGCTGCCCGGCCCTCGAGCGGACGCTGCTGGTCGAGCGGCACCTGATCAGCAAGGAGCACGCGAAGCAGGGTGGTGGCGGGGCGACCGCCGCGACGCCCGGCCAGCCCGCGCCGAAGGAGGCCGCCGAGGCCGCGACCGAGGCCGCCGCCGCATCGGCCAGCGCCGGGGGCGAGCCCCGCGCCGTCGCCATCACGCTCCCCGACGAGCAACTCTCGATCATGGTGAACGAGGAGGACCACCTGCGCATCCAGGTGCTGCGCAGCGGCATGGACCTCGACTCCGCGCTGGACCTGACCGACTCGGTCGACGACGCCCTCGAGGGCGCCGGGGAACCGGCCCACGGCGCGGACGGGCCGGGCCTGGAGTACGCGTACTCGGCGCGGTTCGGCTACCTCACCGCGTGCCCCACGAATGTCGGCACGGGGCTGCGCGTGAGCGTCATGCTCCACCTGCCGGCGCTCAAGCTCACGGGCGAGATGGAGAAGGTGAAGCGTGCCACGCGCGACCTCTCGCTCGCCGTCCGCGGCTATTACGGCGAGGGCTCGGACGCTGCGGGGGACTTCTACCAGATCTCCAACCAGACCACGCTGGGGCGGACGGAGCGGGCGATCCTCGACCAGTTCGAGCACCAGATCATCCCGCAGGTCATCCAGTACGAGCGGCACGCGCGGCGCGTGCTGGTCGAGCGTCGACGGCGCGTGATCGAGGACCAGGTCCTGCGGGCGCTGGGGGTGCTCCGTCACGCCCGGCTGCTCACGCCCGAGGAGGCGCTGACGCTTCTCTCGCAGGTTCGCCTGGGCATCTACACCGGGCTGATCTCCAATGTCCCGGCGCAGACGGTCAGCCAGCTCATGCTCCTCACCCAGCCCGCGCACCTGCAGCGGCTCCTCGACCGGGAGATGGACCAGAACGAACGTCGGGAGGCGCGCGCCGACCTGGTCCGTCAGCACCTGGCCGGCGAGTAG
- a CDS encoding Nif3-like dinuclear metal center hexameric protein → MNTERAPERVEVAMKVRDLMEAMQQIAPLRYAESWDNVGLLVGSARKEIRGPVLLTIDLTEAVVLEAAGMRASAVVAYHPVIFHPIRRIADEGLGGHAAILLKAIESGLAVYCPHSALDAAPGGMTDWLADGLLDRKGVVKADRRALVPHIHRHDSQQVKVVTFVPAKDVEQVRLGMATAGAGLIGNYEVCSFASDGRGTFRGLDGSKPSVGEAGKLEEVTEVRLEMVCSRHALPLAVETLRQFHPYEEPAIDVYELSGVPERSAGAGRRLVLDQPVSLERLADRLKTHLFGRGRGSGPPGAVQIAAAAGAEGAPVSFVGICPGAGASLAGVAKAEGCQVFVTGEMKHHEVLEAIEPAERTPGMSVIVAGHTATERGYLPRLAERLREMLDGVKVEVSAVDRSPFVLQ, encoded by the coding sequence ATGAACACGGAACGGGCGCCCGAGCGCGTGGAGGTGGCGATGAAGGTCCGCGATCTGATGGAGGCGATGCAGCAGATTGCACCGCTGCGGTACGCCGAGTCGTGGGACAACGTCGGGCTGCTGGTCGGCTCGGCGCGGAAGGAGATCCGCGGACCGGTCCTGCTCACGATCGACCTGACGGAGGCGGTGGTGCTCGAGGCCGCGGGGATGCGGGCCTCCGCGGTGGTGGCGTACCACCCGGTCATCTTTCACCCCATCCGGCGGATCGCCGACGAGGGCCTCGGCGGGCACGCCGCGATCCTGCTCAAGGCGATCGAATCGGGGCTGGCCGTGTACTGCCCGCACTCGGCGCTCGACGCGGCCCCGGGGGGGATGACGGACTGGCTTGCCGACGGCCTGCTGGACCGCAAGGGCGTGGTCAAGGCGGACCGGCGGGCCCTGGTGCCGCACATCCACCGCCACGACAGCCAGCAGGTCAAGGTCGTGACATTTGTTCCCGCCAAGGACGTCGAGCAGGTCCGTCTCGGGATGGCCACGGCCGGGGCGGGGCTGATCGGCAACTACGAGGTCTGCTCGTTTGCCTCGGATGGGCGCGGCACATTCCGGGGGCTCGACGGGTCCAAGCCGTCGGTGGGCGAGGCCGGCAAGCTGGAGGAGGTCACCGAGGTGCGGCTGGAGATGGTCTGCTCCAGGCACGCTCTTCCCCTCGCGGTGGAGACGCTGCGGCAGTTCCACCCCTATGAGGAGCCGGCGATTGACGTCTACGAACTCTCGGGCGTGCCCGAGAGGAGCGCGGGCGCCGGGCGGAGGCTGGTGCTGGACCAGCCCGTCAGCCTGGAGCGGCTCGCCGACCGGCTCAAGACGCACCTGTTCGGGCGCGGGCGCGGATCGGGCCCGCCCGGGGCGGTGCAGATCGCCGCGGCGGCGGGCGCGGAGGGCGCCCCGGTCTCGTTCGTCGGGATCTGCCCCGGCGCGGGGGCGTCGCTGGCGGGCGTCGCCAAGGCCGAGGGATGCCAGGTCTTCGTCACCGGCGAGATGAAGCACCACGAGGTGCTCGAGGCCATCGAACCCGCCGAGCGGACGCCGGGGATGAGCGTGATCGTCGCCGGGCACACGGCGACCGAGCGGGGCTACCTGCCGCGACTGGCCGAGCGGCTCCGCGAGATGCTCGACGGGGTCAAGGTTGAGGTCAGCGCCGTCGACCGCAGCCCGTTTGTGCTGCAGTAG
- the lptB gene encoding LPS export ABC transporter ATP-binding protein: MPLLYCTNLKKTFAERTVVNGVSFSVDPGEIVGLLGRNGAGKTTSFRMAIGMIAADDGQVFFDNQNISDLPMYRRARLGMGYLSQEPSVFQRLTCEQNLLAILETLPLSRANRRARAASLLDQFGLLKKAHHHARTCSGGERRKLEIARALVTDPKIILLDEPFSGVDPIAVEDLQREIVALAERGIACLVTDHNVQQTLRVCHRVYIIDEGKVLREGTPAQLVKDEMVRRVYLGSLFRGDEFDDHDPITNLQGPRRQPAAAASHGANGAPGPRVPAPKRP; the protein is encoded by the coding sequence ATGCCACTGCTCTACTGCACCAACCTCAAGAAGACGTTCGCGGAACGGACCGTGGTCAACGGCGTGTCGTTCTCGGTGGACCCGGGGGAGATCGTCGGGCTGCTGGGCCGGAACGGGGCGGGCAAGACGACGTCGTTCCGCATGGCGATCGGGATGATCGCGGCGGACGACGGGCAGGTGTTCTTCGACAACCAGAACATCTCGGACCTGCCGATGTACAGGCGGGCGCGGCTGGGGATGGGCTACCTCTCGCAGGAGCCGTCGGTGTTCCAGCGGCTGACGTGCGAGCAGAACCTGCTGGCGATTCTCGAGACGCTGCCGCTGTCGCGCGCCAACCGGCGGGCCCGCGCCGCGTCGCTGCTGGATCAGTTCGGGCTGCTGAAGAAGGCGCACCACCACGCGCGGACCTGCTCGGGCGGGGAGCGGCGCAAGCTCGAGATCGCGCGGGCGCTGGTCACCGATCCGAAGATCATCCTGCTTGACGAGCCGTTCTCGGGGGTCGACCCCATCGCGGTCGAGGACCTGCAGCGCGAGATCGTTGCGCTGGCCGAGCGCGGCATCGCGTGCCTGGTCACCGACCACAACGTGCAGCAGACCCTGCGGGTGTGCCACCGCGTGTACATCATCGATGAGGGGAAGGTGCTGCGCGAGGGGACGCCGGCCCAGCTGGTCAAGGACGAGATGGTCCGGCGGGTGTACCTCGGCTCGCTGTTCCGGGGCGATGAGTTCGACGACCACGATCCGATCACGAACCTCCAGGGCCCGAGGCGTCAGCCCGCCGCGGCGGCGAGCCACGGCGCGAACGGCGCTCCGGGCCCGCGTGTCCCCGCCCCCAAGAGGCCCTGA
- a CDS encoding NeuD/PglB/VioB family sugar acetyltransferase yields MPHRGDLILIGGGGHALVVAEAALRAGLTLAGFLDDSPASALSQGEPHAARLGAMDRFDLIGPRAWIIGVGDLSLRERLISAAGLLPGLPPAAAVVHPDAVVSPTARLGAGVFVGPGAVVHTRAVVGDHAIINTGAIIEHECHVGANTHIAPGAILGGRVRVGPHSLIGMGCRVLPNLSIGQRGVVGAGSVVLHSVDEGSVVAGVPASPLDG; encoded by the coding sequence GTGCCGCACCGGGGCGACCTCATCCTGATCGGTGGTGGGGGCCATGCGCTGGTCGTCGCCGAGGCCGCGCTGCGTGCCGGGTTGACGCTCGCCGGCTTCCTCGACGATTCGCCCGCATCCGCCCTCTCCCAGGGCGAGCCCCACGCCGCCCGCCTGGGCGCCATGGACCGCTTCGACCTCATCGGCCCGCGGGCCTGGATCATCGGCGTCGGCGACCTCTCCCTCCGCGAACGCCTCATCTCCGCGGCCGGCCTCCTGCCCGGTCTGCCCCCCGCCGCGGCGGTGGTGCACCCGGATGCCGTCGTCTCCCCGACCGCCCGCCTGGGCGCCGGGGTGTTTGTCGGACCCGGAGCCGTCGTCCACACGCGGGCGGTGGTCGGCGACCATGCGATCATTAATACCGGCGCCATCATCGAGCACGAGTGCCACGTCGGCGCCAACACGCACATCGCGCCCGGGGCCATCCTCGGCGGCCGCGTGCGCGTCGGGCCTCACTCCCTGATCGGGATGGGGTGCAGGGTCCTGCCGAACCTGTCGATCGGTCAGCGCGGGGTCGTCGGGGCAGGGTCCGTCGTCCTCCACTCGGTCGACGAGGGTTCCGTCGTGGCCGGTGTGCCCGCATCGCCGCTGGACGGCTGA
- a CDS encoding menaquinone biosynthesis protein, which yields MLSTTSTPAAERPIRIGCVQYLNTLPLIEGLRSWRDAALVSAVPARLIDLLLAPPPPEGEGVDLALASIIDFARSPEPLVMLPVGMIGSDGPTLTVRLFSRVPIDRVTRVHADTESHTSATLVRIILSRLHGRPPVPLVEFDAAGGWEGAEAVLLIGDKVVANPPPPEQFPHQLDLGQAWKDLTGLPFVYAAWMCRASVWDAEGSASQRVRDAAMVLERARMHNATRADWLVSVHAGARGWGDGEARQYLGRSLRYEIGGREREAVDRFFSDAADLGLASRRPARWAEL from the coding sequence ATGCTTTCTACGACTTCCACTCCGGCCGCGGAGCGGCCGATCCGGATCGGCTGCGTGCAGTACCTCAACACCCTCCCGCTGATCGAGGGCTTGCGGTCGTGGCGGGATGCGGCGCTGGTGTCGGCCGTGCCGGCGCGGCTCATCGACCTGCTGCTGGCCCCGCCGCCGCCGGAGGGGGAGGGGGTTGACCTTGCCCTGGCGTCGATCATCGACTTTGCCCGGTCGCCCGAGCCGCTGGTGATGCTGCCGGTGGGGATGATCGGGTCCGACGGGCCAACGCTGACGGTGCGGCTGTTCAGCCGCGTGCCTATTGATCGTGTCACGCGGGTGCACGCGGACACGGAGAGCCACACGTCGGCGACGCTGGTGCGGATCATCCTTTCGCGACTGCACGGCCGGCCGCCGGTGCCGCTGGTGGAGTTCGACGCGGCGGGCGGGTGGGAGGGGGCCGAGGCGGTGCTGCTGATCGGCGACAAGGTGGTGGCGAACCCGCCGCCTCCGGAGCAGTTTCCGCACCAGCTCGACCTTGGGCAGGCGTGGAAGGACCTCACGGGGTTGCCGTTCGTGTACGCCGCGTGGATGTGCCGGGCGTCGGTGTGGGATGCGGAGGGTTCCGCATCGCAGCGCGTGCGCGATGCGGCGATGGTGCTGGAGCGGGCCCGGATGCACAACGCCACGCGGGCGGACTGGCTCGTGAGCGTGCACGCGGGGGCCCGCGGCTGGGGCGACGGCGAGGCGCGGCAGTACCTGGGGCGGTCGCTGCGGTACGAGATCGGGGGGCGCGAGCGGGAGGCGGTCGACCGGTTCTTCTCCGATGCGGCGGACCTTGGGCTGGCGTCGCGGCGACCGGCGCGGTGGGCGGAGTTGTGA
- a CDS encoding PEGA domain-containing protein yields the protein MPNVGPRPSLHALRLRACILAVAAVSACGLAGCVERTLRITSDPPGALVWLNDVQVGRTPVETDFTYYGSYDVRVRLDGYEPLSTVRDAKIPAYEIPPIDLGAEMVPTKISSTIDWHFVLEPTLESRAEKSGKEEDAARARADLMMRGRNLAAQAGLSTIGVRPGIDAQPSSGDAGTPATTEPSSTEWRTTDPAPTTPR from the coding sequence ATGCCGAATGTTGGACCGCGCCCGTCACTCCATGCACTTCGACTTCGAGCCTGCATCCTGGCCGTCGCGGCAGTGAGCGCCTGCGGGCTGGCCGGGTGCGTCGAGCGGACGCTGCGCATCACCTCCGATCCGCCGGGGGCGTTGGTGTGGCTCAACGACGTGCAGGTTGGGAGGACGCCGGTCGAGACGGATTTCACCTATTACGGCTCGTACGACGTGCGGGTCCGGCTTGATGGGTATGAGCCGCTATCGACGGTGCGGGACGCGAAGATCCCGGCGTACGAGATCCCGCCGATTGATCTTGGGGCGGAGATGGTCCCGACCAAGATCTCGTCAACGATCGACTGGCACTTTGTGCTCGAGCCGACGCTGGAATCGCGCGCCGAGAAGTCCGGCAAGGAGGAGGATGCGGCTCGGGCACGGGCGGATCTGATGATGCGGGGCCGCAACCTCGCGGCGCAGGCGGGGCTGTCGACCATCGGCGTGCGCCCGGGCATCGACGCTCAGCCGTCCAGCGGCGATGCGGGCACACCGGCCACGACGGAACCCTCGTCGACCGAGTGGAGGACGACGGACCCTGCCCCGACGACCCCGCGCTGA
- the plsY gene encoding glycerol-3-phosphate 1-O-acyltransferase PlsY: protein MPVFIWPLLSYLAGSIPFGLLIGLARGIDIRKHGSGNIGATNAGRVLGRRIGLLCFALDVLKGFGPTLAFGLYSGSAGRFALAPEAWAWWLAVAAAAVLGHVFPVWLGFKGGKGVATGFGAMLGVFPLLTIAGALSMIVWIVSARVTRYVSVSSCLAAASLPAWTVVTGLAASRGTIEGVQWPCAGAALLLGVLVIWTHRGNLARVRAGTEPKIGARRTPPDGGAAGASSGATP, encoded by the coding sequence ATGCCCGTCTTCATCTGGCCGCTGCTGTCCTACCTCGCCGGCTCCATTCCCTTCGGCCTGCTGATCGGCCTGGCGCGGGGCATCGACATCCGAAAGCACGGCTCGGGGAACATCGGCGCGACCAACGCGGGACGGGTGCTCGGGCGCAGGATCGGCTTGCTCTGCTTCGCCCTGGACGTTCTCAAGGGCTTCGGGCCGACGCTGGCGTTCGGCCTGTACAGCGGCTCGGCCGGCCGGTTTGCGCTGGCGCCCGAGGCGTGGGCGTGGTGGCTGGCGGTCGCCGCCGCGGCGGTCCTGGGGCATGTGTTCCCGGTGTGGCTCGGGTTCAAGGGTGGCAAGGGGGTCGCGACGGGGTTCGGAGCGATGCTCGGGGTGTTCCCACTCCTCACGATCGCGGGGGCGTTGTCGATGATCGTCTGGATCGTTTCGGCGCGGGTGACGCGGTACGTCAGCGTCAGTTCGTGTCTCGCCGCGGCGAGCCTGCCGGCGTGGACCGTCGTCACCGGCCTGGCCGCATCGCGCGGGACGATCGAGGGCGTGCAGTGGCCCTGCGCCGGCGCGGCGTTGCTGCTTGGGGTGCTGGTGATCTGGACGCACCGCGGCAACCTGGCCCGGGTCCGCGCGGGGACCGAGCCCAAGATCGGCGCACGCCGCACGCCGCCAGACGGCGGCGCCGCCGGCGCGTCGTCGGGCGCCACGCCCTGA
- a CDS encoding glycosyltransferase family 9 protein gives MTAAVEAGSAAWVVHAGALGDFVMTWPLLRAMVRLGIETTVVARASHARLAAGRLGVHAVDIEQPVFNRLWTGEAGGPAGAIGGARAPSVIVHFVADPATPAGRGWGEAAARAFGAEVIYGGAPGSPERGAVWRRFGVASLGGAPAAEGLGSAVLLHTGAGARAKRWPVDRWVLLAERLRSEGHDARLVAGEAELERDTDAERAGFLGALGEYLEGLETLEGRIASARVVIAADTGPAHLAAQMGVPTIALFGPTDPGVWSPIGPGVVVLAPPEPGAEMTWLAVETVARCAAAVAGRQNTLRSGARRD, from the coding sequence GTGACCGCCGCGGTCGAGGCGGGATCGGCTGCGTGGGTGGTGCATGCCGGGGCGCTCGGCGACTTTGTGATGACGTGGCCGCTGCTGCGGGCGATGGTCCGGCTCGGTATTGAGACGACGGTCGTGGCGCGGGCGTCGCACGCGCGGCTCGCCGCGGGGCGGCTTGGTGTTCACGCGGTGGACATCGAGCAGCCGGTGTTCAACCGGCTGTGGACGGGTGAGGCGGGAGGTCCGGCGGGGGCGATAGGTGGAGCCCGGGCGCCAAGCGTTATTGTTCACTTTGTGGCCGACCCGGCGACGCCGGCCGGGCGGGGGTGGGGCGAGGCGGCGGCGCGGGCGTTCGGCGCCGAGGTCATCTACGGCGGGGCGCCTGGGTCGCCGGAGCGTGGCGCGGTGTGGCGGCGATTTGGTGTTGCGTCGCTTGGTGGGGCGCCGGCGGCGGAGGGGCTGGGTTCGGCCGTGCTCCTCCATACAGGCGCGGGGGCGAGAGCGAAGCGATGGCCGGTCGATCGATGGGTCCTGCTCGCGGAGCGGCTGAGGTCCGAGGGGCACGATGCGCGGCTGGTGGCGGGCGAGGCGGAGCTGGAGCGGGACACCGATGCGGAGCGGGCGGGGTTCCTTGGGGCGCTGGGGGAGTATCTGGAGGGGCTTGAAACCCTCGAGGGCCGCATCGCTTCGGCGCGGGTGGTGATCGCGGCGGACACAGGGCCGGCGCACCTGGCCGCGCAGATGGGCGTCCCCACGATCGCGCTTTTTGGTCCGACGGACCCGGGCGTGTGGTCGCCGATCGGGCCGGGCGTGGTCGTGCTCGCGCCGCCTGAGCCCGGCGCGGAGATGACGTGGCTCGCGGTCGAGACCGTGGCGCGGTGCGCGGCGGCGGTCGCTGGTCGCCAGAACACCTTGAGGAGCGGTGCACGCCGCGACTGA
- a CDS encoding LEA type 2 family protein, producing MGQGPTIGFLALLAALLAGCSDYKEPRLSVANVAVAQESPEGLVIAFTVLAENQNNVALPLREVRYALDLDNKRVFEGTRSPEGTVRADGSHRMVIPVALAIGPGSDASDALPERPTGEHRYRLAVNLTYITPGALANVLFDTGVRRPVVSYNESGLLNFGEGPAPIGPGIPTTLPTRPLPSPDESVPTDPEPEQP from the coding sequence ATGGGACAAGGCCCGACGATTGGTTTTCTCGCACTGCTGGCGGCCCTGCTGGCAGGGTGCTCCGACTACAAGGAGCCCCGGCTCTCCGTCGCGAACGTGGCCGTCGCCCAGGAGTCGCCCGAGGGGCTGGTGATCGCCTTCACCGTCCTCGCTGAGAACCAGAACAACGTGGCGCTCCCCCTGCGCGAGGTCCGGTACGCCCTGGACCTCGACAACAAGCGGGTCTTCGAGGGCACCCGCTCCCCCGAGGGCACCGTCCGCGCCGACGGCTCGCACCGGATGGTCATCCCGGTGGCCCTCGCGATCGGCCCCGGCTCCGACGCGTCCGATGCGCTCCCCGAACGGCCGACCGGGGAGCACCGCTACCGCCTCGCCGTCAATCTCACCTACATCACCCCCGGGGCGTTGGCCAACGTGCTGTTCGACACCGGCGTGCGCCGGCCGGTCGTTTCCTACAACGAGTCCGGGCTGCTGAACTTCGGCGAAGGGCCGGCCCCGATCGGCCCGGGGATCCCGACGACGCTGCCGACGCGACCGCTTCCTTCTCCCGACGAGTCCGTGCCGACGGACCCCGAGCCCGAACAGCCGTGA